The Pseudomonas sp. TH06 genome has a window encoding:
- the kdpC gene encoding potassium-transporting ATPase subunit KdpC: MSTMIRPALSLLVLMTLVTGVAYPLVVTGVAQVAFPEQANGSLVHDADGKVRGSSLIAQDFVGDAWFHPRPSAGAFATVSSSASNLAPSNPVLATRVIDDAKKLQVPGQGPVPLALLTTSGSGLDPHLPPAAIAYQLARVAAARNLPVSTLQQLLDAHIEQPLVGPPVVNVLELNMALEKL, translated from the coding sequence ATGTCCACAATGATACGTCCGGCCCTGAGCCTGCTGGTGCTGATGACCCTGGTCACCGGCGTTGCCTATCCACTGGTGGTCACCGGCGTCGCGCAAGTCGCATTCCCCGAACAGGCCAACGGCAGCTTGGTTCACGACGCCGATGGCAAGGTCCGCGGCTCATCCCTGATCGCTCAGGATTTTGTCGGCGATGCCTGGTTCCATCCACGGCCATCGGCCGGCGCATTTGCTACCGTTTCCAGCAGTGCGAGCAACCTCGCACCGAGCAATCCGGTACTGGCCACACGGGTGATCGACGACGCCAAAAAATTACAGGTTCCCGGTCAAGGTCCAGTGCCATTGGCGCTGTTGACCACCTCGGGCAGCGGTCTCGATCCGCACTTGCCTCCAGCGGCAATTGCCTATCAACTGGCGCGTGTCGCGGCAGCGCGCAATCTGCCGGTGTCGACCTTGCAGCAACTGCTCGATGCGCACATCGAACAGCCGCTGGTAGGGCCGCCGGTGGTGAATGTGCTTGAGCTGAACATGGCACTGGAAAAGCTGTAG